The proteins below come from a single Xyrauchen texanus isolate HMW12.3.18 chromosome 1, RBS_HiC_50CHRs, whole genome shotgun sequence genomic window:
- the LOC127650901 gene encoding pleckstrin homology domain-containing family F member 2-like → MEDIAFSDQNRVRIHAVQSSFRRTGKTLLIPGRVLVGEGRLLKLCRRGPKPKMFFLFNDILVYGSIMVPGHWNSNQQIIPLEEVHQEDLEDGLALANQWLIRTPRKSFYVVAASAEEKRAWMGYIEQHRALLLQSKGLPIVSTAVRNFAATWIPDMASAICMRCSERFNVTNRRHHCRMCGFIVCNDCSKNRAMLHNISSRPVRVCWHCMNNMQDGLEQGKKTSKGKNWKNSSLEDSPSQPEFETSSEEELEEQIEYQVPTKWFSNHLDNNSPYCYLNLEHIKPPVSRLCN, encoded by the coding sequence ATGGAGGATATAGCATTTTCGGATCAGAACCGTGTACGAATCCACGCAGTGCAGAGCTCTTTCCGCCGCACTGGAAAGACACTTCTGATACCTGGACGTGTTCTGGTGGGAGAGGGTCGCTTGCTGAAGTTGTGCAGGCGTGGACCCAAGCCCAAAATGTTTTTCCTCTTCAATGACATCTTAGTCTATGGCAGTATCATGGTGCCTGGTCATTGGAACAGTAACCAGCAGATCATCCCTTTGGAAGAGGTGCACCAGGAAGATCTTGAAGATGGATTGGCATTGGCTAACCAATGGCTTATCCGCACACCACGGAAGTCCTTCTATGTGGTGGCTGCCTCAGCTGAGGAGAAGCGTGCATGGATGGGGTACATTGAGCAGCATAGGGCCCTGCTCTTGCAAAGTAAGGGCCTCCCCATCGTCAGCACCGCTGTTAGGAACTTTGCTGCTACCTGGATCCCTGATATGGCTTCAGCCATCTGTATGCGTTGTTCTGAACGCTTCAACGTTACCAATCGGAGGCACCACTGCCGGATGTGCGGCTTTATAGTATGCAACGATTGCTCCAAGAATCGGGCCATGTTACACAACATCTCCTCCAGACCAGTGCGAGTTTGCTGGCATTGTATGAACAACATGCAAGATGGACTAGAGCAGGGAAAGAAAACATCCAAGGGAAAGAATTGGAAGAACTCCTCATTGGAGGACTCACCGTCACAACCCGAATTTGAAACTTCCAGCGAAGAAGAGCTCGAGGAGCAGATTGAATACCAGGTGCCCACCAAGTGGTTCAGCAACCACCTGGATAATAACTCCCCTTATTGTTATCTAAATCTCGAGCACATAAAACCTCCCGTCAGTAGACTTTGCAACTAG